One window from the genome of Miscanthus floridulus cultivar M001 unplaced genomic scaffold, ASM1932011v1 os_1486_1_2, whole genome shotgun sequence encodes:
- the LOC136534094 gene encoding uncharacterized protein, translated as MFLTVLGKYALTRHVLEDEAFPSRSAWVQADCCVLMWIYGTVSGDLQQSLMMRQGPARGAWCYLKDEFLGQKESHALLLEMKFCNFQQESLSITDYYRQFESMAASLAEFGDPIGDRQMVLTLLRGLSGKFHHMVSILKMHKPFPMFAEARTHLLLEEMEIDARPPSALPVANALAAAVATADAEANGPLLADTVVPP; from the exons ATGTTCCTCACCGTCCTCGGCAAGTATGCCCTCACCCGCCACGTTCTCGAGGATGAGGCCTTCCCCTCACGCTCGGCATGGGTGCAAGCGGACTGCTGCGTCCTGATGTGGATTTACGGCACCGTCTCCGGCGATCTGCAGCAATCCCTGATGATGCGGCAGGGTCCCGCTCGCGGGGCATGGTGCTacctcaaggatgagttcctcgGCCAGAAGGAGTCCCATGCCCTCCTTCTCGAGATGAAATTCTGCAACTTCCAACAGGAGTCCCTGAGCATCACCGACTACTACCGCCAGTTCGAGTCGATGGCGGCTTCTCTTGCCGAGTTCGGCGATCCCATCGGGGATCGACAGATGGTGCTCACGCTCCTCCGCGGCCTCAGCGGCAAGTTCCACCACATGGTGTCCATCCTCAAGATGCACAAGCCGTTCCCGATGTTTGCGGAGGCCCGGACACACCTTctgctggaggagatggagattGACGCCCGTCCACCGTCCGCCCTC CCAGTGGCCAACGCActggccgccgccgtggccacgGCGGACGCGGAGGCCAACGGGCCCCTCCTGGCAGACACGGTGGTGCCCCCTTAG
- the LOC136534090 gene encoding peroxidase 1-like: MAAARARARAMAAAALLGPAVAAAVPLLLIGCAIAMPAAEAQVVVMGAYNETCPQAEDVVFKEMTAIVAEKPHLAGAVLRLFSLDCFVDGCEGSILLDSTAGNTAEKDAPLNRGVRGYEVVDAIKAKLDAACPGVVSCADALALAARDSIRLTKGPFIPLPTGRRDGYRSVADDVALFSPAPDATITDIINLFAIRFNLTAKDVAVLSGAHTIGQARCSTVSPRLYDFAGHKGASDPALDGNYTATLRGQCKPGDNATLVDLDLDPTTPAIFDADYYALVAGKRGLLSTDAALLQYPATRDYVERQASAASPDEFFADFAESFVAMSRLDVLTHHKGEIRKVCSKVNPPSDSPPVVVPSPSSSADARSYQLAAATGGLALALAVALVL, encoded by the exons ATGGCCGccgcaagagcaagagcaagagcaatggCAGCAGCAGCATTACTGGGTcctgcggtggcggcggccgtaCCCCTTCTCCTGATCGGTTGTGCGATAGCGATGCCTGCGGCGGAGGCTCAGGTGGTGGTGATGGGCGCGTACAACGAGACGTGCCCGCAGGCGGAGGACGTGGTGTTcaaggagatgacggccatcgtgGCCGAGAAGCCCCACCTCGCGGGCGCCGTGCTCCGCCTCTTCTCCCTCGACTGCTTCGTGGACGGCTGCGAGGGCTCCATCCTGCTCGACTCCACCGCCGGCAACACCGCCGAGAAGGACGCGCCGCTGAACCGGGGCGTCCGCGGGTACGAGGTGGTGGACGCCATCAAGGCCAAGCTCGACGCCGCCTGCCCCGGCGTCGTCTCCTGCGCCGACGCGCTCGCCCTCGCCGCGCGTGACTCCATCAGGCTG ACGAAAGGGCCATTCATCCCGCTCCCAACCGGGCGGAGGGACGGCTACAGGTCGGTGGCCGACGACGTGGCCTTGTTCTCGCCGGCCCCAGACGCCACCATCACTGACATCATCAACCTGTTTGCTATTAGGTTCAACCTCACTGCCAAGGACGTTGCCGTCCTCTCCG GCGCGCACACGATCGGGCAGGCGCGGTGCTCCACGGTGTCGCCGCGGCTGTACGACTTCGCCGGCCACAAGGGCGCGTCCGACCCGGCGCTGGACGGCAACTACACGGCGACCCTGCGCGGGCAGTGCAAGCCCGGGGACAACGCCACGCTCGTCGACCTCGACCTCGACCCGACCACCCCGGCCATCTTCGACGCCGACTACTACGCCCTCGTCGCCGGCAAGAGGGGGCTCCTCTCCACCGACGCCGCGCTGCTCCAGTACCCTGCCACCCGCGACTACGTCGAGCGCCAGGCCAGCGCCGCCTCGCCGGACGAGTTCTTCGCCGACTTCGCCGAGTCCTTCGTCGCCATGAGCAGGCTCGACGTGCTCACGCACCACAAGGGCGAAATTAGGAAGGTCTGCTCCAAGGTCAACCCGCCGTCGGACAGCCCGCCGGTGGTGGTGCCGTCCCCGTCGTCCAGCGCCGATGCCAGGAGCTACCAGCTGGCCGCCGCCACCGGCGGGTTGGCCCTCGCTCTGGCTGTGGCTCTCGTGCTCTGA
- the LOC136534095 gene encoding peroxidase 1-like, with amino-acid sequence MCVFVNDSSLFDFDDMHDVLAVRIYVVYVLSQQLGVAAARAAAAAMAAVVLLLVVSAPPSADAHVVVIGAYNTTCPQAEDVVLTEMTAIVAKSPDLAAAVLRLFSVHCFVGGCEGSILLDSTAGNTAEKDAPLNQGVRGYEVVDAIKAKLDAACPGVVSCADTLALAARDFVRLTKGPFILLPTGRRDGNRSVAADVALNSPPPGANITDIIAPFAKKFNLTAKDVAVLSGAHTIGKARCSTVSPRLYSLGGQNGASDPTLDANYTVTLRGQCKPGDNATLVYLDPPTQTTFDKPFHLVTPTATPSIVAGNKGLLSTDAALLLDATTSAYVARQANATAPPGEFFADFATSFVAMSKLGVLTHHNGEIRQVFSKVNPPSPSSSTNAAAAKLTATGGLAVALVL; translated from the exons ATGTGTGTTTTCGTCAACGACTCATCTCTGTTCGATTTCGATGACATGCATGATGTACTTGCAGTACGTATATATGTAGTATATGTACTCAG CCAACAACTCGGCGTCGCCGCAGCAAGAGCAGCGGCAGCAGCGATGGCAGCGGTGGTGCTGCTCCTGGTTGTGTCGGCGCCGCCGTCGGCGGACGCCCACGTCGTAGTGATCGGCGCGTACAACACGACGTGCCCGCAGGCGGAGGACGTGGTGCTTacggagatgacggccatcgtgGCCAAGTCGCCGGACCTCGCGGCCGCCGTGCTCCGCCTCTTCTCCGTCCACTGCTTCGTGGGCGGCTGCGAGGGCTCCATCCTGCTCGACTCCACCGCCGGCAACACCGCCGAGAAGGACGCGCCGCTGAACCAGGGCGTCCGCGGGTACGAGGTGGTGGACGCCATCAAGGCCAAGCTCGACGCCGCCTGCCCCGGCGTCGTCTCCTGTGCCGACACGCTCGCGCTCGCCGCGCGAGACTTCGTCAGGCTG ACGAAAGGCCCGTTCATCCTGCTCCCGACTGGTCGAAGGGACGGCAACAGGTCCGTGGCCGCCGACGTCGCCCTCAACTCGCCGCCGCCGGGCGCCAACATCACCGACATCATCGCCCCGTTTGCTAAAAAGTTCAACCTCACCGCCAAGGACGTCGCTGTCCTCTCCG GCGCACACACGATCGGGAAGGCGCGGTGCTCGACGGTGTCCCCGCGGCTGTACAGCTTGGGCGGGCAGAACGGCGCGTCGGACCCCACTCTGGACGCCAACTACACGGTCACTCTCCGCGGGCAGTGCAAGCCTGGCGACAACGCCACCCTCGTCTACCTCGACCCTCCCACGCAGACCACCTTCGAC AAACCATTTCACCTAGTGACGCCCACTGCTACGCCCTCGATCGTCGCCGGCAACAAGGGCCTCCTCTCCACCGACGCCGCACTCCTTCTCGATGCCACCACCAGCGCCTACGTCGCGCGGCAGGCTAACGCCACCGCGCCGCCGGGCGAGTTCTTCGCCGACTTTGCCACGTCCTTCGTCGCCATGAGCAAGCTCGGCGTGCTCACGCACCACAATGGCGAGATCAGGCAGGTCTTCTCTAAGGTCAACCCGCCGTCGCCGTCCAGCAGTACCAACGCCGCCGCTGCCAAGCTGACCGCCACCGGTGGGTTGGCAGTGGCTCTCGTGCTCTAA